Sequence from the Candidatus Thioglobus sp. NP1 genome:
GATAATAGTAAATATTCTGATTTCACCCAAACTTACCAACTTAAATGATGGCGTAATTCCTAACGCTAGGTTAAGCTGATTAGTTGCAAAATAAGTTACTATTGTTACAATTAAAATTGCACCAACAATTGCAACTAATCCAATTATAAGGGCCTCATAAATTACTATTCCACCTAAGAATATTGGAGAAGCTCCATTAGCTCTATAGATAGTCATTTCTTGTTTGCGATTCTCTAAACTCGCAATAATGAGAGTAATCATTGCTATTAAACTAATGGCAATGATAATCCAACTAAGCAACTCAAAACCTTTATCCACTAGTCCAACAATTGACCAAAGCTGAGATAAAGCAATACCCGGAATAACTGCAGATATGGCCTCACTTGGGTACTCCCTAATGCTCTTGGTAAAATTAAATAGAGTTAATTGTGACTTGAGTCCTACAAAAGCAGCAGTTATAGTTTTTGGATTTAGGTCGTCTTCAGGAATAGCAGATAGGTCAATATTATCAAGACTGAATACTTTTCTTCCACTTTGCCAGCCCAAGTGCAACAACTCATAACCCCGTAAATCCAAAAAAATAGCTTGATCAATTGGTGTAGCTGTTTTATCAAGTATGCCTGTTACAATAAATGAGAAGTCATCATGTTTACTGCCTATTGACTCAGATGATCCATGAGTTATCTGAATGCTTGTCCCAATTTTATAATTAAGTTTACTAGCAACATCTGCACCTAAAACTACTTCTGATATTTCAGAAAATATTCTACCTTCTGAAACTTTTAATGATTTATTAGAACCATATTTGATATGTTCAAAGTAATTTGAATCAGTAGCTATTACTCTAAAACCTTTATGACTATCACCCAAAGCAATAGGAACTATCCAATCTATATCATTTCTTAGTTTAATTTCATCAATTGTTTTAGTAGTAATATTATTTGTAGGTCGTCCAAGATGAAATACCGTATACAGAACTAGCTCAAGGGAGCTTGATCTTGGACCAATAATTGCATCAACTCCTGAAATACTTTGGTTAAAGCCTTCCTCTGCTCCCTGTTGAATCCGTTCAATACTTAGTAACAGAACCATAGACGCCATTAATGATATTGTGACCAACGAAGTAGGCAGAATTCTTGACCAAATTGATTTAAATAATGGAATGAGCATTATGTTTATTAAAATCTAAAACAGTATCAAAGTAGGGTGCAATTGAGAGATCATGACTTACCATTATTATTGCCTGATGAGATCGATCAAAAGTATTCATTACTTCATCAAGAAATTTTTTGGTTGTATCGTTATCAAGTGCTGATGTTGGTTCATCAGCTAAAATTAAATCTGGTTTTCCTAGTAAGGCTCGAGCAACTGCAACCCTTTGCTGTTGGCCAACACTTAAATTATCAATTGCTGTATTTAAAATTTCTTTTTCCAGACCAAGAGAGCTGATGAGCCTCTCAATCTCCTGATGCGTATCGCTGACTTTAGATTTCCTATTTTTAGAAAACTTAATTCCAAGAGCAATATTTTCTGAAACATTTAAAAATGGGATGAGGTTTAGCGTTTGAAAAATATAACCAATATGATCTGCTCTAAATTTATCCAGACTCATCGAGGACATATCTGAATAATCAGTGTCATTAAAGTTTATCGAGCCTTCTTGAAGCCTAAGAGCTCCTGCAATAAGACTAAGCAAGGTCGTCTTACCACAGCCTGAAAAACCACTAATCAATAAGCGTTGTCCTGTTTCAATTTCAATGTCTGGAAATTCAATAGTCTTGCCATGCTTATAAAGATATTTCAGGCCTGTTGTTTTGAGCATTAAAATTTCACATTTTTTAGAAGGTTATCATATTATCTAATGAATCAAAGCTTTTAGTGAAGCCTTTATTATTTATGACAGCATCAAAATTTATTGTCTCTAAATCGTCAAACCGATCAAAAGCAGTAAATCTAAGACCGTTTAGTAGCGAAGGTTCTTCACATATAAATTCATAAGCTAACTCAATGTCTTTATGATCGCCTTCAGTTGAAACTTTATGAAACTCAGATTCAAAAGAGCTAAGTGCACATTTTGCTGAGAAAGGCAAATCAAATAGTAATGAATAATTTTTAAATTCCTCTAAAGACTCCTTAGTAATTTCTTTGTGCACATCATTTTCTTCGTGCTCGTCATGCTCATCATGGTCATCATGCTTGTCATCGTCATGCTCATCATGCTCATCATGGTCATCATGCTTGTCATCGTCATGCTCATCATGCTCATCATGGTCATCATGCTTGTCATCGTCATGCTCATCGTCATGTTCATCATGGTCATCAACATATAATTGAGCTATTGGCATTTCATAAGATATTGCTACTTCTTTCTGACTTAAGATCATTGTTACATTATTTAAGCCATGAACATGAGCATTGGCATGCCTAGTTTCTTCTGCGAATGTATATGATGAAACAAGAAGTAATATAAAAAATTTAAGTTTTGACATCAGTCCTACCCTTTTTAAAAAATAATTGCGATAATATATCAGATATGCAATATTATTGCAATATTTGTCTATTAAATTCATACTTAAAATATAAATCTATTTCTTTCTAAAAATGGCAATAATTACTTTATCGTTTCCATAGTTTTCATCTGGATTATTTCCATAAACTAATATTTCGTGAAGTTTTGGTTCAGTGATATTTTTTTGAATCTCTATGAATTTTTTATCAAATCCAGCTTTCTTGTATAGCTTGTTGTGGATAGTAAAAACAAACAGTCCACCAGGTTGGGCAATCCTTAAAAGTTCATCAAATGCACTTGGCCCAACATGGCCATGAGTAAAAGTTCCTGCACTTACAATAGCTCCATAATGATTATCATTTATTGATAATCTTTTAGTTACATCTGCTTCAATTATTTTTGAGTAACAATTTTTTAATCTAGCAATTTCTAGCATTTCAGGAGAGATATCTAGGGCATCAATTTCTTTTGAGGAAAATTTTAAACGCTCTCCAACGAGCCCTGTGCCTGCTCCAACATCTAGAATTGGAGTGTCATTATTATTGGAATATTTATCAAAATATTTCGCTATTTCAAAGGGTGAACGATAATCATTTTGTATAGCAAAATCACTATCATATGTAGATGCCCAAGTTCGATATAAATTTATTGAATCCTCAGGAGTTACTAATGAATACGCGTCTTGTAACCCTTTTTTATTAGACATACGGTCCTTAAGAAGATTTTATTAATTTTTTAATTTAGTTTGCGTTTTATAAATGCAATTATTGCGATTATGATTCCGACTAAGATTATCAAATAAGTAAGACTGGACATTACCCATTTAAAGGAGTTAATTCCAGATCCAACGGACACTAATGTTTCTGATATTGAATTTGAAATAAAATAGCTTTTAAGCATTAATATTTCAGCAAAATTCTCTGACCAATCGGCAAGCATTCCTAGAATAGGGACTATCATTAATAGACGCCTCTGATTAAATAGATATTTAATCCAAGTTGCGTACATTAAAGTATAAATTATTGCAAAAATTACATCCCAAATTTGTAGGAATTGGCCATAACAAATAAGTTGTTCCTTTGTCCTTAATCCAAAGAAACCTTGAACCATTTCTTGAGTATAAGAAAAAGTAAGGCCTAATGAGTTTGATCCAACATCGACAGCAAAACATTTACCATTAGGACTTAAAACAAATAATAAGTATAAGAAAAATGCTAATGTAAATCCTAAAGCATAATATAACGTTTTTCGTTCTTCAGATTGACCAATGATTTCAGACATATTATTATTTTTTTATTATATTAATTAATATAATAATGTTAAACAGTGTGGCTATGTGAGTATTATTTTTTAATCCATTCACATTTAAATACAACAATTTTTAAGGATGCTTAAGTAGAGGGATCTATGTGGTGGAGGGACAGGGATTCGAACCCTGGAAGGGTATTAGCCCTTGCTGGTTTTCAAGACCAGTGCATTCAACCGCTCTGCCATCCCTCCAGAAGATTGGTATGATACAGTTTTTATCAATAAAGTAAATAAATTTATATAAAAAAACAGCTATTTTTTGCGTATAATTTGGCCTTTTTAGAATTTCAATAGGTAGTCGTTATGGCAAAGATATGTCAAGTAACTGGTAAGCGACCAATGAGTGGTAATAACGTTTCTCACGCTAACAATAGAACGCGACGTCGTTTTTATCCAAATCTTCATACACATCGCTTTTGGGTGGAGAGTGAAAATCGTTTTGTTAAGTTAAAACTTTCTGCAAGAGGACTCCGTGTTATCGATAAGAAAGGTATTGATGAAGTATTATCAGAAATCCGTAGTCGCGGCGAAAAGGTCTAAGGAGTAACTTATGAGAGAAAAAATTAAACTAGTATCTTCTGCTGAAACAGGACACTACTATACTACTACAAAGAATAAACGTCTTCATCCGGATAAGGTTGAAGTAAAGAAATTTGATCCGGTGGTTCGAAAGCATGTAATGTATAAAGAAGCTAAAATTAAGTAATTCTTTATCAAATAGATTAAAAAAAGCCGCTTTATGCGGCTTTTTTAATATCTTTATTCCTTAACTTTGAAGGATAGTTTCTAGTGGAACATTTGCAGCTGAATCTTGGTAATCAGCAATCTTATTAAAGTTAAGGTATTGATAAATCTCACCAGACATTGGTTCAATGTCCCTCATCAAAGCTAAATATTCTTCAGGACTTGGTATATAGCCTAGTTTTGCTGAAATCGCTGCTACTTCAGCAGATGCTAAGAAGACATCACTGTTGTCACCCAGTCGGTTTGGAAAGTTTCTTGTTGAGGTTGATACAACTGATGCACCTTCTTCAACTCTAGCCTGATTACCCATACACAAAGAGCAACCTGGCATCTCAGTTCGATCAGTTAATCGCTCAAAGGTCTCATAGATACCCTCAGCTCGCAATTGTTTTTCATCCATTCTTGTTGGTGGCACAATCCATAAAACAGTATTAAGCTCAGTTTTATCTTTTAGAAGTTGTGCTGCAGCCCTGAAATGTCCGATATTCGTCATACAAGAGCCAATAAATACTTCATCAATTTTAGTATTTGCAACAGATGACAGGAGCCTGACATCATCAGGATCATTTGGACAAGCTAGAATTGGTTCTTTTATTTCATCCAAATTAATTTCAATAACTTCAGTGTATTCGCAATCCTTGTCAGCTTTAAGGAGAACAGGATTATCAAGCCACTTTTGCATATCCTGAATTCTCTTAGCAATAGTTTTTTTATCATCATAGCCGCTATCAATCATCGTGCTAAGTAGTGTTATATTTGACTTTAAATACTCCTCAATAGGCTCCTTATTAAGTTGAACAGTGCAGCCATTTGCCGATCTCTCTGCTGTAGCATCCGCAAGTTCAAATGCTTGCTCAACCTTAAGATCTCCAAGGCCTTCAATCTCTAAAACTCGCCCAGAAAATACATTTTTCTTGTTAGATTTATCAACGGTTAGAAGTCCTTTCTGGATTGCTACATAAGGGATAGCATTAACTAGATCTCGTAGGGTGATTCCTGGTTGCATGCTTCCTTTGAATCGAACTAGGACTGATTCTGGCATGTCTAGTGGTAAAACACCAATAGAGGCACCAAAAGCAACAAGTCCTGAGCCAGCTGGAAAGCTAATTCCAATTGGGAAACGAGTATGCGAGTCACCACCTGTGCCAACACTATCTGGTAATAACATTCGATTAAGCCAAGAATGAATAATGCCATCACCAGGTTTAAGTGAGACTCCTCCTCTTGAATGCATAAAATCTGGAAGTGAGTGCTGCAATTCAAGATCAATAGGTTTAGGATAAGCAGCAGTATGACAAAAACTTTGCATCACAAGATCTGCAGAAAAACCTAGGCAGGCAAGTTCTTTTAATTCATCACGTGTCATTGCACCGGTAGTATCTTGAGAGCCAACTGTACTCATTCGAGGTTCACAATAGGTGCCAGGTCTAATTCCAGGCACACCACAAGCTTTTCCAACAATTTTTTGTGCCAATGTAAAGCCTGCTGAGCTATTCTTTGGATCCACTGGACGAAGGAATACATCGCTTACACTTAGCCCAAGCTCTGACCTAGTTTTATCTGTAAGCCCTCTTCCAATAATCAGTGGAATTCTCCCACCAGCCTGAACCTCATCAGGCATAGTACTCGGTGCCAGCTCAAATTTAGAAACTATACTATCAGATGAGTCTTTGATAACACCCTCATAGGGATAGATCGTAATTTCATCACCCATTTTAAGTTTTGAAACATCACACTCTATTGGAAGAGCGCCAGAGTCTTCTGCTGTATTAAAAAATATAGGAGCAATCTTGCCACCAAGAACAATACCACCGCTATTTTTATTTGGAATGTAATCAATGGCTTCACCCATATGCCATAAAACTGAATTAATGGCAGATTTGCGTGAAGAACCAGTACCAACTACATCACCAACGTAACATAATGGTAATCCTTTTTCTTTAAGTTCATTAATTTTTTCAAGCGGTTTTTCCATTTTTTTAATAAGCATTGCTTTTGCATGAAGTGGGATATCAGGTCGGGACCAAGCTTCAGTTGCTGGAGAAAGATCATCTGTATTAGTTTCACCATCTACTCGAAAAACAACTGTTTTAATACTTTCTGGAAGGGGTTCCTTTGAGGTGAACCAATCTGCTGATGCCCATGAATCGACAATTTTTTTTGCATAAGGATTGTTTAATGATTTTTCAAGAATCATTTGATGCGCCTCATAGATAAGAATATTATGAGAAAGAGCATCAGATGCACTTTCAGCAGTTTCATTAATATCCAGTAAGTCAATTAAAGAGGTAATACTGTAACCACCAAGCATTGTGCCTAATAAAAAGGTAGCATGCTTTTGAGAAATTGCTTTGCAGATTTCGTCACCTTTTGCGATGCTAGTTAAAAATCCTGCTTTCACATATGCAGCCTCATCAACTCCAGGGGGCACTCTATGGGTTAAAAGATCTAGAAAAAAATCATCATCAGAGCCAATGATTAGTTCGTCAACTACAGATTTTGTTTGTTTGGCATTTAGTGCAAGTGGCGGAAGATTTTCTTTTTTTCTTTCATCGCAATGTTTTAAGTACGCTTCTTTCATAGTAATAGTGGGTATTAGGTGATTCAATAAATAGAGTATAATTTTATCCTTTTTAAGGTGATGGCTTGAATTTATTGATTGAATACTTTGTATTATGACATTTGATACCCTTACATCTATTTCACCCATTGATGGTCGTTACGGCGATAAGACAGGACCACTCAAATCAATTTTTAGTGAGTTTGGATTAATTAAGTACAGAGTCTTGGTTGAAGTTCGGTGGTTGCAAGCCATTTCAATGAATTCGCAAATTTCTGAAGTTCCAGAATTTAGTTCAGAATCCAATGCAGTCCTCTCGTCTATTACTAATAATTTTTCTTTAGAAGATGCTAAGGCTATTAAAGAAATTGAAAAGACTACTAATCACGATGTAAAGGCTGTTGAATACTTTCTTAAAGAGAAAGTTTCTGCAGTACCTGAGTTACACAATGCAAGTGAATTTATTCACTTTGCATGCACTTCTGAGGATATTAACAATCTTTCTCATGCACTAATGCTTGAAGATGGAAGAGAGGTTCTGCTTAGTGAAATGAGAAAGGCATTAAATCTAATTTCTGACCTTGCAAAAGATAATGCAGATATTGCTATGCTCTCAAGAACTCATGGTCAAACTGCCTCACCGACTACTATTGGAAAGGAAATGGCTAATTTTTCTTACCGCTTAATGAGACAAATCGAACAACTCAACAATGTTCAAATAATGGGTAAGTTTAATGGCGCAGTTGGTAATTTCAATGCTCATTTAAGTGCATATCCAGAAATTGACTGGCCCCATGTTTCAAAAGATTTTATTGAGAGTCTTGGAATCAATTATTCACCATATAGTTCTCAAATAGAGTCCCATGATTATATTGCTGAGTACTTTCATGCTTTAAATCGTTTCAATACAATTATGATTGATTTTTGTCGTGATGTATGGGGATATATCTCCTTAGGCTATTTCACACAAAAAACTATTGAGGGTGAGATTGGGTCTTCAACAATGCCTCACAAAGTTAACCCAATTGATTTTGAGAATGCAGAAGGAAATTTAGGTTTAGCTATTGCAATAGGTGAGCACTTTGCAACAAAGCTTCCAGTTTCAAGATGGCAAAGAGACTTATCAGACTCAACGGTACTTCGAAACTTAGGGGTAGGTTGTGCACATAGTTTAATTTCATATGCATCAATTACCAAAGGAATTTTAAAATTAGAAGTAAATGAATCTAAATTAATGGCTGATTTAAATGAAGCTTGGGAAGTTTTAGCTGAACCAATTCAAACGGTTATGCGTCGATATGGAGTTGAAAATCCATATGAAAAACTTAAGTCTCTAACTAGAGGCAAAACAATAGATGCCAAAATTTTAGCAGACTTTATAAGTTCTTTAGATATCCCTCAGGAAGCAAAAGACGAGTTACTAAAGCTAACGCCTTCGAACTATATTGGTGAAGCGATTAAATTAGCACGTGAGATTTAAAACTGATATAATTTCCCGCCTTAATATTTAAACAATCTAAAAGGAGCAAAAAACCCATGGTTAAGATAAGACTAGCCCGAGGTGGAGCCAAGAAAAACCCTTTTTATTCGATTGTAGCAACAGACTCTAGAAAGAGAAGAGACAGTGGTTACATCGAGCGCATTGGATTCTTTAATCCAATTGCTCGCGGACAAGAGGTCAGGCTTCAACTAGAAGAAGACAGACTATCATATTGGATTTCGGAAGGTGCGCAGATTTCAGATCGTGTCAAGCAACTTGTAAAAGAGTTTAGAGATCCTTCGATTCGCGAAAAACAATTAGCCACGCATGCAGCAAAAGCTGCAGATAAAGCTAAAAAAATTGCAGCAGCTGAGAAAGCTAAAACAGAGCTAGAGGCTAAGGAAGCAGCAGATGCTGTGGCTGAAGCTCCAGCAGCAGAAGAAGCTCCAGCAGCAGAAGAAGCTCCAGCAGCAGAAGAAGCTCCAGCAGCAGAAGAAGCTCCAGCAGCAGAAGAAGCTCCAGCAGCAGAAGAAGCTCCAGCAGCAGAAGAAGCTCCAGCAGCAGAAGAAGCTCCAGCAGCAGAAGAAGCTCCAGCAGCAGAAGAAGCTCCAGCAGCAGAAGAAGCTCCAGCTGATGAAAAGCCTGCGGAAGAGCCAGAAGCTAAATAATTTGGTGACACCAATACCTCAGTCAGATGAGAAAAAGCTATTAGTCGGTAAGATTAATGGCTTTTTTGGTATCAAGGGGTGGGTAAAAATCTTTTCTTACACTGAACCTAGAAAAAATATTCTTAGTTACGAACCATGGTACATCATTAATAATGGTAACTATGAAATTCTTGAAATTACTGATGGTCGGGAGCAGTCAAAAACTATTGTTGCTCATATAAAGGGTATTGATAATCGAGATCTATCCATAAACCTGATTGGGCAAGATCTTTATATTAACCAAGATCAATTACCCAAACTTGATGATGGAAAGCATTATTGGTATGAGCTTGTTGGGTTCAAGGTAATTAATCAAAATCAAACTAACCTAGGAGTTGTTGACTATCTAGTTGATACTGGGTCAAATAATGTAATAGTTACCAAAGGTGAAAAAGAGCATTGGATTCCTTATATTGAGCCTTTTCTTCTATCTATCGATAAAGACAATAAAGAAATCTTAGTTGACTGGGATGAGGATTTTTAAAGTTAAATATCTTAATTATAAATCTATTTACTGCTTAAGTTATTTATAGGAAATTTAATCTAATACATATATATGACTTCCCAGGTCGTATATTATAATAGTATCTTTAGCTTGCCTATATGAGCAAGGTAGCCTTATTTTATAATTTAAGAACATCATATTTCAGAAAAATATTTCATGAACTGGATAACAAAACTATTTCCATTTTTGTTATGGATTAAAGATCTAACTAATCCAAGGACTTTAAAAGCAGACCTTATAGCAGGCGTTACTGTTGCCTTTGTAATAGTTCCTCAATCGATGGCATATGCACAGTTAGCTGGATTAGGCCCTCAATATGGCCTTTACGCATCATTCTTGCCAGTATTAATGGGTGCAATAATGGGTTCTTCAAGACAGTTATCAACGGGTC
This genomic interval carries:
- a CDS encoding ABC transporter ATP-binding protein — protein: MLKTTGLKYLYKHGKTIEFPDIEIETGQRLLISGFSGCGKTTLLSLIAGALRLQEGSINFNDTDYSDMSSMSLDKFRADHIGYIFQTLNLIPFLNVSENIALGIKFSKNRKSKVSDTHQEIERLISSLGLEKEILNTAIDNLSVGQQQRVAVARALLGKPDLILADEPTSALDNDTTKKFLDEVMNTFDRSHQAIIMVSHDLSIAPYFDTVLDFNKHNAHSII
- the rpmB gene encoding 50S ribosomal protein L28, with the protein product MAKICQVTGKRPMSGNNVSHANNRTRRRFYPNLHTHRFWVESENRFVKLKLSARGLRVIDKKGIDEVLSEIRSRGEKV
- the rimM gene encoding ribosome maturation factor RimM (Essential for efficient processing of 16S rRNA); this translates as MTPIPQSDEKKLLVGKINGFFGIKGWVKIFSYTEPRKNILSYEPWYIINNGNYEILEITDGREQSKTIVAHIKGIDNRDLSINLIGQDLYINQDQLPKLDDGKHYWYELVGFKVINQNQTNLGVVDYLVDTGSNNVIVTKGEKEHWIPYIEPFLLSIDKDNKEILVDWDEDF
- the acnB gene encoding bifunctional aconitate hydratase 2/2-methylisocitrate dehydratase, which encodes MKEAYLKHCDERKKENLPPLALNAKQTKSVVDELIIGSDDDFFLDLLTHRVPPGVDEAAYVKAGFLTSIAKGDEICKAISQKHATFLLGTMLGGYSITSLIDLLDINETAESASDALSHNILIYEAHQMILEKSLNNPYAKKIVDSWASADWFTSKEPLPESIKTVVFRVDGETNTDDLSPATEAWSRPDIPLHAKAMLIKKMEKPLEKINELKEKGLPLCYVGDVVGTGSSRKSAINSVLWHMGEAIDYIPNKNSGGIVLGGKIAPIFFNTAEDSGALPIECDVSKLKMGDEITIYPYEGVIKDSSDSIVSKFELAPSTMPDEVQAGGRIPLIIGRGLTDKTRSELGLSVSDVFLRPVDPKNSSAGFTLAQKIVGKACGVPGIRPGTYCEPRMSTVGSQDTTGAMTRDELKELACLGFSADLVMQSFCHTAAYPKPIDLELQHSLPDFMHSRGGVSLKPGDGIIHSWLNRMLLPDSVGTGGDSHTRFPIGISFPAGSGLVAFGASIGVLPLDMPESVLVRFKGSMQPGITLRDLVNAIPYVAIQKGLLTVDKSNKKNVFSGRVLEIEGLGDLKVEQAFELADATAERSANGCTVQLNKEPIEEYLKSNITLLSTMIDSGYDDKKTIAKRIQDMQKWLDNPVLLKADKDCEYTEVIEINLDEIKEPILACPNDPDDVRLLSSVANTKIDEVFIGSCMTNIGHFRAAAQLLKDKTELNTVLWIVPPTRMDEKQLRAEGIYETFERLTDRTEMPGCSLCMGNQARVEEGASVVSTSTRNFPNRLGDNSDVFLASAEVAAISAKLGYIPSPEEYLALMRDIEPMSGEIYQYLNFNKIADYQDSAANVPLETILQS
- the rpmG gene encoding 50S ribosomal protein L33 — encoded protein: MREKIKLVSSAETGHYYTTTKNKRLHPDKVEVKKFDPVVRKHVMYKEAKIK
- a CDS encoding ABC transporter permease gives rise to the protein MLIPLFKSIWSRILPTSLVTISLMASMVLLLSIERIQQGAEEGFNQSISGVDAIIGPRSSSLELVLYTVFHLGRPTNNITTKTIDEIKLRNDIDWIVPIALGDSHKGFRVIATDSNYFEHIKYGSNKSLKVSEGRIFSEISEVVLGADVASKLNYKIGTSIQITHGSSESIGSKHDDFSFIVTGILDKTATPIDQAIFLDLRGYELLHLGWQSGRKVFSLDNIDLSAIPEDDLNPKTITAAFVGLKSQLTLFNFTKSIREYPSEAISAVIPGIALSQLWSIVGLVDKGFELLSWIIIAISLIAMITLIIASLENRKQEMTIYRANGASPIFLGGIVIYEALIIGLVAIVGAILIVTIVTYFATNQLNLALGITPSFKLVSLGEIRIFTIILLSGVLSSLIPAIMVFRKNLHQTLG
- the purB gene encoding adenylosuccinate lyase; the protein is MTFDTLTSISPIDGRYGDKTGPLKSIFSEFGLIKYRVLVEVRWLQAISMNSQISEVPEFSSESNAVLSSITNNFSLEDAKAIKEIEKTTNHDVKAVEYFLKEKVSAVPELHNASEFIHFACTSEDINNLSHALMLEDGREVLLSEMRKALNLISDLAKDNADIAMLSRTHGQTASPTTIGKEMANFSYRLMRQIEQLNNVQIMGKFNGAVGNFNAHLSAYPEIDWPHVSKDFIESLGINYSPYSSQIESHDYIAEYFHALNRFNTIMIDFCRDVWGYISLGYFTQKTIEGEIGSSTMPHKVNPIDFENAEGNLGLAIAIGEHFATKLPVSRWQRDLSDSTVLRNLGVGCAHSLISYASITKGILKLEVNESKLMADLNEAWEVLAEPIQTVMRRYGVENPYEKLKSLTRGKTIDAKILADFISSLDIPQEAKDELLKLTPSNYIGEAIKLAREI
- the rpsP gene encoding 30S ribosomal protein S16, giving the protein MVKIRLARGGAKKNPFYSIVATDSRKRRDSGYIERIGFFNPIARGQEVRLQLEEDRLSYWISEGAQISDRVKQLVKEFRDPSIREKQLATHAAKAADKAKKIAAAEKAKTELEAKEAADAVAEAPAAEEAPAAEEAPAAEEAPAAEEAPAAEEAPAAEEAPAAEEAPAAEEAPAAEEAPAAEEAPAAEEAPADEKPAEEPEAK
- a CDS encoding class I SAM-dependent methyltransferase; this encodes MSNKKGLQDAYSLVTPEDSINLYRTWASTYDSDFAIQNDYRSPFEIAKYFDKYSNNNDTPILDVGAGTGLVGERLKFSSKEIDALDISPEMLEIARLKNCYSKIIEADVTKRLSINDNHYGAIVSAGTFTHGHVGPSAFDELLRIAQPGGLFVFTIHNKLYKKAGFDKKFIEIQKNITEPKLHEILVYGNNPDENYGNDKVIIAIFRKK
- a CDS encoding DUF2796 domain-containing protein, which gives rise to MSKLKFFILLLVSSYTFAEETRHANAHVHGLNNVTMILSQKEVAISYEMPIAQLYVDDHDEHDDEHDDDKHDDHDEHDEHDDDKHDDHDEHDEHDDDKHDDHDEHDEHEENDVHKEITKESLEEFKNYSLLFDLPFSAKCALSSFESEFHKVSTEGDHKDIELAYEFICEEPSLLNGLRFTAFDRFDDLETINFDAVINNKGFTKSFDSLDNMITF